One Terriglobales bacterium genomic region harbors:
- a CDS encoding 6-carboxytetrahydropterin synthase: MVYLTRKAEFSASHYYHNPEFSPEENRRVFGKCNNPNGHGHNYTLEVTVKGEVDRRSGFVVDLKELKEILNREVIDALDHRFLNKEVAEFQHAIPTTENLAIAIWKRLATKLRRAQLHRVRVYETPDLFVDFFGES; the protein is encoded by the coding sequence ATGGTGTATCTCACGCGCAAAGCCGAGTTCTCCGCGTCGCACTACTATCACAACCCGGAATTTTCGCCGGAAGAGAACCGCCGCGTCTTCGGTAAGTGCAATAACCCCAACGGACACGGCCACAACTACACGCTCGAGGTCACGGTCAAGGGCGAGGTGGACCGCCGCTCCGGGTTTGTCGTGGACCTGAAGGAGCTGAAGGAAATCCTGAACCGCGAAGTCATTGACGCGCTCGACCATCGCTTCCTGAACAAGGAAGTTGCCGAGTTCCAGCACGCGATCCCGACCACGGAGAACCTGGCGATCGCCATCTGGAAGCGGCTGGCGACGAAGTTACGCCGCGCGCAACTGCATCGGGTGCGCGTGTACGAGACGCCCGACCTGTTCGTGGACTTCTTTGGGGAAAGTTGA
- a CDS encoding 6-carboxytetrahydropterin synthase yields MKAHLTRRYLFSASHRLHSPEMSEAENRATYGKCNNPFGHGHNYKVEVTVAGQVDPRTGMVCDLADLDAAVQREVLDRYDLENLNTLPEFQRQVPTTENLCVAIYDALRSNFKPAQVQRVRIEETMLNSFEYAGGAELPR; encoded by the coding sequence ATGAAGGCGCACCTGACACGGCGTTATCTGTTTTCCGCGTCGCACCGGCTGCATAGCCCGGAGATGAGCGAGGCGGAAAACCGCGCGACCTACGGAAAATGCAATAACCCATTCGGGCACGGGCACAACTACAAGGTTGAGGTCACCGTGGCCGGGCAGGTCGATCCCAGGACCGGGATGGTCTGCGACCTCGCCGACCTTGACGCCGCCGTGCAGCGCGAAGTGCTGGACCGCTACGATCTGGAGAACCTGAACACGCTGCCCGAGTTCCAGCGGCAGGTGCCGACCACGGAAAACCTGTGCGTGGCGATTTACGATGCGCTGCGGAGCAACTTCAAGCCGGCGCAGGTACAGCGCGTGCGGATCGAAGAGACCATGTTGAACTCGTTTGAGTACGCCGGCGGCGCGGAATTGCCGCGGT